A single Anas acuta chromosome 19, bAnaAcu1.1, whole genome shotgun sequence DNA region contains:
- the GIT1 gene encoding ARF GTPase-activating protein GIT1 isoform X2: MSRKAQRAEVCADCSAPDPGWASINRGVLICDECCSVHRSLGRHISIVKHLRHSPWPATLLQMVHTLASNGANSIWEHSLLDPAQVQSGRRKANPQDKVHPTKSEFIRAKYQMLAFVHKLPCRDDDGVTAKDLSKQLHSSVRTGNLETCLRLLSLGAQANFFHPEKGTTPLHVAAKAGQILQAELLVVYGADPGAPDVNGRTPIDYARQAAQHELAERLVECQYELTDRLAFYLCGRKPDHKNGHYIIPQMADSLDLSELAKAAKKKLQALSNRLFEELAMDVYDEVDRRENDAVWLTTQNHSTLVTERSAVPFLPVNPEYSATRNQGRQKLARFNAREFATLLIDILGEAKRRQQGKSLLSPTGDLDFSLRSQSDLDDQHDYDSVASDEDTDQELLRNASRNNRARSMDSSDLSDGPITLQEYLEVKKALAASEAKVQQLMKVNNSLSDELRRLQREIHKLQSENTQIRQQTGPPHPAPTPSERPEHGHPPGTAPPHRRDRQAFSMYEPGSALKPFGQPVEELVTRLQPFGSSEVEDEALYSMHIPASVYRMRKGPSASSMPFPPSSPLLSCPPDGARHMSKLDRHGSGTDSDYDNTQAGEILLGMEGKRFVELSKDEDFPHELDPLDGELDPGLPSTEDVILKTEQVTKNIQELLRAAQESKHDSFVPCSEKIHSAVTEMASLFPKKPALETVRSSLRLLNASAYRLQSECRKTVPPEPGAAVDYQLLTQQVIQCAYDIAKAAKQLVTITTREKKQ; the protein is encoded by the exons ACCCCGGCTGGGCTTCCATCAACCGCGGCGTCCTCATCTGCGACGAGTGCTGCAGCGTGCACCGCAGCCTGGGCCGCCACATCTCCATCGTCAAGCACCTGCGCCACAGCCCCTGGCCCGCCACCCTGCTCCAG ATGGTGCACACCTTGGCCAGCAACGGGGCCAACTCCATCTGGGAGCACTCGCTGCTGGATCCGGCCCAGGTGCAGAGCGGGCGCCGCAAGGCCAACCCGCAGGACAAAGTGCA CCCCACCAAGTCGGAGTTCATCCGCGCCAAGTACCAGATGCTGGCCTTCGTCCACAAGCTGCCCTGCCGGGACGACGACGGCGTCACCGCCAAGGACCTCAGCAAG CAATTGCACTCCAGCGTGCGGACGGGCAACCTGGAGACCTGCCTGCGCCTGCTCTCGCTGGGGGCTCAGGCCAACTTCTTCCACCCG GAGAAGGGCACCACGCCGCTGCACGTGGCGGCCAAGGCCGGGCAGatcctgcaggcagagctgctggtggtCTACGGTGCCGACCCCGGGGCGCCCGACGTGAACGGCCGGACCCCCATCGACTACGCCAG GCAGGCGGCCCAGCACGAGCTGGCGGAGCGGCTGGTGGAGTGCCAGTACGAGCTGACCGACCGGCTGGCCTTCTACCTCTGCGGCAGGAAGCCGG ACCACAAGAACGGGCACTACATCATCCCGCAGATGGCAGACAG TCTGGACCTCTCCGAGCTGGCCAAGGCGGCGAAGAAGAAGCTGCAGGCG CTCAGCAACCGCCTCTTCGAGGAGCTGGCCATGGACGTGTACGACGAGGTGGATCGCCGGGAGAACGATGCGG TGTGGCTGACGACGCAGAACCACAGCACGCTGGTGACGGAGCGCAGCGCCGTCCCCTTCCTCCCCGTCAACCCTGAGTACTCGGCCACCCGCAACCAG GGCCGGCAGAAGTTGGCCAGGTTCAACGCCAGGGAGTTCGCCACGCTGCTCATCGACATCCTGGGGGAGGCCAAGCGGCGGCAGCAAGGGAAGAGCCTGCTGAGCCCCACGGGCGACCTCGACTTCTCCCTGCGGAGCCAGAGCGACCTGGACGACCAGCACGACTACGACAGCGTCGCCTCCGACGAGGACACGGACCAGGAGCTGCTGCGCAACGCCTCCCGCAACAACCGTGCCCGG AGCATGGACTCCTCGGATCTGTCGGACGGCCCCATCACGCTGCAGGAGTACCTGGAGGTGAAGAAAGCCCTGGCCGCCTCGGAGGCCAAGGTGCAGCAGCTGATGAAGGTGAACAACAGCCTGAGCGACGAGCTGCGCCGGCTGCAGCGCGAG ATCCACAAGCTGCAGTCGGAGAACACGCAGATCCGGCAGCAGACGGGGCCCCCGCACCCGGCCCCGACCCCCAGCGAGCGCCCGGAGCACGGGCACCCCCCTGGCACGGCCCCCCCACACCGCCGGGACCGCCAGGCCTTCTCCATGTACGAGCCCGGCTCGGCGCTGAAGCCTTTTGGGCAGCCGGTGGAGGAGCTGGTGACCAGGCTGCAGCCCTTCGGCAGCAGC GAGGTGGAGGACGAGGCTCTGTACTCCATGCACATCCCGGCCAGCGTGTACCGG aTGCGGAAAGGTCCATCAGCCTCCTCCATGCCCTTTCCCCCATCCTCCCCACTGCTCTCCTGCCCGCCTGACGGTGCCCGGCACATG AGCAAACTGGACCGGCACGGCAGCGGCACCGACAGCGACTACGACAACACCCAGGCGGGCGAGATCCTGCTTGG CATGGAGGGGAAGCGTTTCGTGGAGCTGAGCAAGGACGAGGATTTCCCCCACGAGCTGGACCCGCTGGACGGGGAGCTGGATCCCGGGCTGCCCAGCACGGAGGACGTCATCCTCAAAACCGAGCAGGTCACCAAGAACAtccaggagctgctgcgggCTGCCCAGGAGTCCAAGCACGACAG CTTCGTGCCCTGCTCGGAGAAGATCCACTCGGCCGTGACGGAGATGGCATCTCTCTTCCCCAAG AAGCCGGCGCTGGAGACGGTGCGGAGCTCGCTGCGGCTGCTCAACGCCAGCGCCTACCGGCTGCAGAGCGAGTGCCGCAAAACCGTGCCCCCCGAGCCGGGCGCCGCCGTGGATTACCAGCTCCTGACCCAGCAGGTCATCCAGTGTGCCTACGACATCGCCAAGGCCGCCAAGCAGCTGGTCACCATCACCACCCGCGAGAAGAAGCAGTGA
- the GIT1 gene encoding ARF GTPase-activating protein GIT1 isoform X1 — MSRKAQRAEVCADCSAPDPGWASINRGVLICDECCSVHRSLGRHISIVKHLRHSPWPATLLQMVHTLASNGANSIWEHSLLDPAQVQSGRRKANPQDKVHPTKSEFIRAKYQMLAFVHKLPCRDDDGVTAKDLSKQLHSSVRTGNLETCLRLLSLGAQANFFHPEKGTTPLHVAAKAGQILQAELLVVYGADPGAPDVNGRTPIDYARQAAQHELAERLVECQYELTDRLAFYLCGRKPDHKNGHYIIPQMADRVRPKCMAQSLDLSELAKAAKKKLQALSNRLFEELAMDVYDEVDRRENDAVWLTTQNHSTLVTERSAVPFLPVNPEYSATRNQGRQKLARFNAREFATLLIDILGEAKRRQQGKSLLSPTGDLDFSLRSQSDLDDQHDYDSVASDEDTDQELLRNASRNNRARSMDSSDLSDGPITLQEYLEVKKALAASEAKVQQLMKVNNSLSDELRRLQREIHKLQSENTQIRQQTGPPHPAPTPSERPEHGHPPGTAPPHRRDRQAFSMYEPGSALKPFGQPVEELVTRLQPFGSSEVEDEALYSMHIPASVYRMRKGPSASSMPFPPSSPLLSCPPDGARHMSKLDRHGSGTDSDYDNTQAGEILLGMEGKRFVELSKDEDFPHELDPLDGELDPGLPSTEDVILKTEQVTKNIQELLRAAQESKHDSFVPCSEKIHSAVTEMASLFPKKPALETVRSSLRLLNASAYRLQSECRKTVPPEPGAAVDYQLLTQQVIQCAYDIAKAAKQLVTITTREKKQ, encoded by the exons ACCCCGGCTGGGCTTCCATCAACCGCGGCGTCCTCATCTGCGACGAGTGCTGCAGCGTGCACCGCAGCCTGGGCCGCCACATCTCCATCGTCAAGCACCTGCGCCACAGCCCCTGGCCCGCCACCCTGCTCCAG ATGGTGCACACCTTGGCCAGCAACGGGGCCAACTCCATCTGGGAGCACTCGCTGCTGGATCCGGCCCAGGTGCAGAGCGGGCGCCGCAAGGCCAACCCGCAGGACAAAGTGCA CCCCACCAAGTCGGAGTTCATCCGCGCCAAGTACCAGATGCTGGCCTTCGTCCACAAGCTGCCCTGCCGGGACGACGACGGCGTCACCGCCAAGGACCTCAGCAAG CAATTGCACTCCAGCGTGCGGACGGGCAACCTGGAGACCTGCCTGCGCCTGCTCTCGCTGGGGGCTCAGGCCAACTTCTTCCACCCG GAGAAGGGCACCACGCCGCTGCACGTGGCGGCCAAGGCCGGGCAGatcctgcaggcagagctgctggtggtCTACGGTGCCGACCCCGGGGCGCCCGACGTGAACGGCCGGACCCCCATCGACTACGCCAG GCAGGCGGCCCAGCACGAGCTGGCGGAGCGGCTGGTGGAGTGCCAGTACGAGCTGACCGACCGGCTGGCCTTCTACCTCTGCGGCAGGAAGCCGG ACCACAAGAACGGGCACTACATCATCCCGCAGATGGCAGACAG GGTGCGCCCAAAGTGCATGGCACAGAG TCTGGACCTCTCCGAGCTGGCCAAGGCGGCGAAGAAGAAGCTGCAGGCG CTCAGCAACCGCCTCTTCGAGGAGCTGGCCATGGACGTGTACGACGAGGTGGATCGCCGGGAGAACGATGCGG TGTGGCTGACGACGCAGAACCACAGCACGCTGGTGACGGAGCGCAGCGCCGTCCCCTTCCTCCCCGTCAACCCTGAGTACTCGGCCACCCGCAACCAG GGCCGGCAGAAGTTGGCCAGGTTCAACGCCAGGGAGTTCGCCACGCTGCTCATCGACATCCTGGGGGAGGCCAAGCGGCGGCAGCAAGGGAAGAGCCTGCTGAGCCCCACGGGCGACCTCGACTTCTCCCTGCGGAGCCAGAGCGACCTGGACGACCAGCACGACTACGACAGCGTCGCCTCCGACGAGGACACGGACCAGGAGCTGCTGCGCAACGCCTCCCGCAACAACCGTGCCCGG AGCATGGACTCCTCGGATCTGTCGGACGGCCCCATCACGCTGCAGGAGTACCTGGAGGTGAAGAAAGCCCTGGCCGCCTCGGAGGCCAAGGTGCAGCAGCTGATGAAGGTGAACAACAGCCTGAGCGACGAGCTGCGCCGGCTGCAGCGCGAG ATCCACAAGCTGCAGTCGGAGAACACGCAGATCCGGCAGCAGACGGGGCCCCCGCACCCGGCCCCGACCCCCAGCGAGCGCCCGGAGCACGGGCACCCCCCTGGCACGGCCCCCCCACACCGCCGGGACCGCCAGGCCTTCTCCATGTACGAGCCCGGCTCGGCGCTGAAGCCTTTTGGGCAGCCGGTGGAGGAGCTGGTGACCAGGCTGCAGCCCTTCGGCAGCAGC GAGGTGGAGGACGAGGCTCTGTACTCCATGCACATCCCGGCCAGCGTGTACCGG aTGCGGAAAGGTCCATCAGCCTCCTCCATGCCCTTTCCCCCATCCTCCCCACTGCTCTCCTGCCCGCCTGACGGTGCCCGGCACATG AGCAAACTGGACCGGCACGGCAGCGGCACCGACAGCGACTACGACAACACCCAGGCGGGCGAGATCCTGCTTGG CATGGAGGGGAAGCGTTTCGTGGAGCTGAGCAAGGACGAGGATTTCCCCCACGAGCTGGACCCGCTGGACGGGGAGCTGGATCCCGGGCTGCCCAGCACGGAGGACGTCATCCTCAAAACCGAGCAGGTCACCAAGAACAtccaggagctgctgcgggCTGCCCAGGAGTCCAAGCACGACAG CTTCGTGCCCTGCTCGGAGAAGATCCACTCGGCCGTGACGGAGATGGCATCTCTCTTCCCCAAG AAGCCGGCGCTGGAGACGGTGCGGAGCTCGCTGCGGCTGCTCAACGCCAGCGCCTACCGGCTGCAGAGCGAGTGCCGCAAAACCGTGCCCCCCGAGCCGGGCGCCGCCGTGGATTACCAGCTCCTGACCCAGCAGGTCATCCAGTGTGCCTACGACATCGCCAAGGCCGCCAAGCAGCTGGTCACCATCACCACCCGCGAGAAGAAGCAGTGA
- the ABHD15 gene encoding LOW QUALITY PROTEIN: protein ABHD15 (The sequence of the model RefSeq protein was modified relative to this genomic sequence to represent the inferred CDS: deleted 1 base in 1 codon) yields the protein MGGLWGDGGRVRRAAGSPVPRSRFTQSPCPWLAAGHNVPGTAPAARPAPGLGLPGRALPPPLRAPGAAGRGGSNPLMLSPEGLVAVVAALTFLGLLAWHLLGARLGVPGGLEEDKEEEDEEEEEEEEEEGTPILPEDAVGCCRLLCKPSALAQHLERSLGRSAALRGGPWPWPRWPRLRLLQQLLAPPDPPPAVVREHLQVPDGGLVALDWFVGPRGGGGGGSRRRGSGDPPSPVLLLIPNAAGKVPGGLLQLGRRALELGYEAVVFNRRGHNGCPLATPKLQPFGDPGDLREAVAYVRCRHPRAPLLAVSEGSGSGLLLAYLGESGSSSRLAAAACISPVFRARDWFEASLPRLYEWPLLLHLKRGLSRYAGALAEVVDVAKLLGSRSLRELEEALFCGTTGWETYWERNEPLRDADEVAVPVLCVCSADDPVRGPPARTLPRELFRSSPYFFLLLTPRGGHCGFPQRGPGRCWAHEAVLEYFRAIGEFLRVEERRTGVPQPRRWGGPVPEPPAFTWQRSYTR from the exons atgggggggctttggggcgacggggggagggtgaggagggctgcagggagcccggTGCCACGCTCACGTTTCACCCAGTCCCCTTGTCCCTGGCTGGCGGCCGGTCACAACGTCCCCGGCACGGCCCCCGCTGCTCGCCCAGCCCCGGGGTTGGGCCTTCCCGGCAGGGCCCTGCCACCACCTCTCCGAgcaccgggggctgccggcCGGGGGGGCAGCAATCCCCTCATGCTGTCCCCTGAGGGTTTGGTGGCCGTGGTGGCCGCGCTCACCTTCCTGGGCCTCCTGGCCTGGCACCTTCTGGGGGcgaggctgggggtgcccggAGGCCTGGAGGAGGataaggaggaggaggatgaggaagaggaggaggaggaggaagaggaggggaccCCCATCCTCCCCGAGGACGCCGTGGGGTGCTGCCGGCTGCTCTGCAAGCCCTCAGCGCTGGCCCAGCACCTGGAGCGGAGCTTGGGGCGCTCGGCGGCATTGAGGGGGGGCCCCTGGCCGTGGCCCCGCTGGCCTCGTCTCcgtctcctgcagcagctcctggcacccccCGACCCACCACCAGCAGTGGTCCGggagcacctgcaggtccccgACGGCGGCTTGGTGGCCTTGGACTGGTTCGTAGggccacggggggggggggggggc gggagccgGCGGCGTGGCagtggggacccccccagcccggtGCTGCTCCTCATCCCCAACGCCGCCGGCAaggtgccgggggggctcctgcagctgggccgCCGGGCGCTGGAGCTGGGCTACGAAGCCGTGGTCTTCAACCGGCGGGGCCACAACGGCTGCCCCTTGGCCACCCCAAAACTCCAGCCCTTCGGGGACCCCGGGGACCTGCGTGAGGCCGTGGCCTACGTGCGCTGCCGCCACCCCCGCGCCCCGCTGCTGGCCGTCAGCGAGGGCTCGGGctcggggctgctcctggcctaCCTGGGCGAGAGCGGCTCCTCCAGCCGCctggccgccgccgcctgcaTCTCGCCCGTTTTTCGTGCCCGGGACTGGTTCGAGGCCTCGCTGCCCCGGCTCTACGAGTggccgctgctgctgcacctcaaGAGGGGACTCAGCAG GTACGCAGGCGCCCTGGCCGAGGTGGTGGACGTGGCCAAGCTGCTGGGCAGCCGCTCGCTGCGGGAGCTGGAGGAAGCCCTCTTCTGTGGGACCACGGGCTGGGAAACCTACTGGGAGCGCAACGAGCCCCTGCGGGACGCCGACGAGGTGGCCGTGCCCGTGCTGTGCGTCTGCAGCGCCGACGACCCCGTCCGCGGGCCCCCTGCCCGCACGCTTCCCCGGGAGCTGTTCCGCAGCAGCCCCtatttcttcctgctgctcacCCCGCGTGGGGGTCACTGCGGCTTCCCCCAACGCGGCCCCGGGCGCTGCTGGGCCCACGAGGCCGTGCTGGAATATTTTAGGGCTATCGGCGAGTTCCTGCgggtggaggagaggaggacGGGGGTGCCGCAGCCCCGGCGGTGGGGGGGTCCtgtccccgagccccccgcctTTACCTGGCAGCGGTCCTACACCAGGTAG
- the GIT1 gene encoding ARF GTPase-activating protein GIT1 isoform X3, with amino-acid sequence MSRKAQRAEVCADCSAPDPGWASINRGVLICDECCSVHRSLGRHISIVKHLRHSPWPATLLQMVHTLASNGANSIWEHSLLDPAQVQSGRRKANPQDKVHPTKSEFIRAKYQMLAFVHKLPCRDDDGVTAKDLSKQLHSSVRTGNLETCLRLLSLGAQANFFHPEKGTTPLHVAAKAGQILQAELLVVYGADPGAPDVNGRTPIDYARQAAQHELAERLVECQYELTDRLAFYLCGRKPDHKNGHYIIPQMADRVRPKCMAQSLDLSELAKAAKKKLQALSNRLFEELAMDVYDEVDRRENDAVWLTTQNHSTLVTERSAVPFLPVNPEYSATRNQGRQKLARFNAREFATLLIDILGEAKRRQQGKSLLSPTGDLDFSLRSQSDLDDQHDYDSVASDEDTDQELLRNASRNNRARSMDSSDLSDGPITLQEYLEVKKALAASEAKVQQLMKVNNSLSDELRRLQREIHKLQSENTQIRQQTGPPHPAPTPSERPEHGHPPGTAPPHRRDRQAFSMYEPGSALKPFGQPVEELVTRLQPFGSSMRKGPSASSMPFPPSSPLLSCPPDGARHMSKLDRHGSGTDSDYDNTQAGEILLGMEGKRFVELSKDEDFPHELDPLDGELDPGLPSTEDVILKTEQVTKNIQELLRAAQESKHDSFVPCSEKIHSAVTEMASLFPKKPALETVRSSLRLLNASAYRLQSECRKTVPPEPGAAVDYQLLTQQVIQCAYDIAKAAKQLVTITTREKKQ; translated from the exons ACCCCGGCTGGGCTTCCATCAACCGCGGCGTCCTCATCTGCGACGAGTGCTGCAGCGTGCACCGCAGCCTGGGCCGCCACATCTCCATCGTCAAGCACCTGCGCCACAGCCCCTGGCCCGCCACCCTGCTCCAG ATGGTGCACACCTTGGCCAGCAACGGGGCCAACTCCATCTGGGAGCACTCGCTGCTGGATCCGGCCCAGGTGCAGAGCGGGCGCCGCAAGGCCAACCCGCAGGACAAAGTGCA CCCCACCAAGTCGGAGTTCATCCGCGCCAAGTACCAGATGCTGGCCTTCGTCCACAAGCTGCCCTGCCGGGACGACGACGGCGTCACCGCCAAGGACCTCAGCAAG CAATTGCACTCCAGCGTGCGGACGGGCAACCTGGAGACCTGCCTGCGCCTGCTCTCGCTGGGGGCTCAGGCCAACTTCTTCCACCCG GAGAAGGGCACCACGCCGCTGCACGTGGCGGCCAAGGCCGGGCAGatcctgcaggcagagctgctggtggtCTACGGTGCCGACCCCGGGGCGCCCGACGTGAACGGCCGGACCCCCATCGACTACGCCAG GCAGGCGGCCCAGCACGAGCTGGCGGAGCGGCTGGTGGAGTGCCAGTACGAGCTGACCGACCGGCTGGCCTTCTACCTCTGCGGCAGGAAGCCGG ACCACAAGAACGGGCACTACATCATCCCGCAGATGGCAGACAG GGTGCGCCCAAAGTGCATGGCACAGAG TCTGGACCTCTCCGAGCTGGCCAAGGCGGCGAAGAAGAAGCTGCAGGCG CTCAGCAACCGCCTCTTCGAGGAGCTGGCCATGGACGTGTACGACGAGGTGGATCGCCGGGAGAACGATGCGG TGTGGCTGACGACGCAGAACCACAGCACGCTGGTGACGGAGCGCAGCGCCGTCCCCTTCCTCCCCGTCAACCCTGAGTACTCGGCCACCCGCAACCAG GGCCGGCAGAAGTTGGCCAGGTTCAACGCCAGGGAGTTCGCCACGCTGCTCATCGACATCCTGGGGGAGGCCAAGCGGCGGCAGCAAGGGAAGAGCCTGCTGAGCCCCACGGGCGACCTCGACTTCTCCCTGCGGAGCCAGAGCGACCTGGACGACCAGCACGACTACGACAGCGTCGCCTCCGACGAGGACACGGACCAGGAGCTGCTGCGCAACGCCTCCCGCAACAACCGTGCCCGG AGCATGGACTCCTCGGATCTGTCGGACGGCCCCATCACGCTGCAGGAGTACCTGGAGGTGAAGAAAGCCCTGGCCGCCTCGGAGGCCAAGGTGCAGCAGCTGATGAAGGTGAACAACAGCCTGAGCGACGAGCTGCGCCGGCTGCAGCGCGAG ATCCACAAGCTGCAGTCGGAGAACACGCAGATCCGGCAGCAGACGGGGCCCCCGCACCCGGCCCCGACCCCCAGCGAGCGCCCGGAGCACGGGCACCCCCCTGGCACGGCCCCCCCACACCGCCGGGACCGCCAGGCCTTCTCCATGTACGAGCCCGGCTCGGCGCTGAAGCCTTTTGGGCAGCCGGTGGAGGAGCTGGTGACCAGGCTGCAGCCCTTCGGCAGCAGC aTGCGGAAAGGTCCATCAGCCTCCTCCATGCCCTTTCCCCCATCCTCCCCACTGCTCTCCTGCCCGCCTGACGGTGCCCGGCACATG AGCAAACTGGACCGGCACGGCAGCGGCACCGACAGCGACTACGACAACACCCAGGCGGGCGAGATCCTGCTTGG CATGGAGGGGAAGCGTTTCGTGGAGCTGAGCAAGGACGAGGATTTCCCCCACGAGCTGGACCCGCTGGACGGGGAGCTGGATCCCGGGCTGCCCAGCACGGAGGACGTCATCCTCAAAACCGAGCAGGTCACCAAGAACAtccaggagctgctgcgggCTGCCCAGGAGTCCAAGCACGACAG CTTCGTGCCCTGCTCGGAGAAGATCCACTCGGCCGTGACGGAGATGGCATCTCTCTTCCCCAAG AAGCCGGCGCTGGAGACGGTGCGGAGCTCGCTGCGGCTGCTCAACGCCAGCGCCTACCGGCTGCAGAGCGAGTGCCGCAAAACCGTGCCCCCCGAGCCGGGCGCCGCCGTGGATTACCAGCTCCTGACCCAGCAGGTCATCCAGTGTGCCTACGACATCGCCAAGGCCGCCAAGCAGCTGGTCACCATCACCACCCGCGAGAAGAAGCAGTGA
- the GIT1 gene encoding ARF GTPase-activating protein GIT1 isoform X4, translating to MSRKAQRAEVCADCSAPDPGWASINRGVLICDECCSVHRSLGRHISIVKHLRHSPWPATLLQMVHTLASNGANSIWEHSLLDPAQVQSGRRKANPQDKVHPTKSEFIRAKYQMLAFVHKLPCRDDDGVTAKDLSKQLHSSVRTGNLETCLRLLSLGAQANFFHPEKGTTPLHVAAKAGQILQAELLVVYGADPGAPDVNGRTPIDYARQAAQHELAERLVECQYELTDRLAFYLCGRKPDHKNGHYIIPQMADSLDLSELAKAAKKKLQALSNRLFEELAMDVYDEVDRRENDAVWLTTQNHSTLVTERSAVPFLPVNPEYSATRNQGRQKLARFNAREFATLLIDILGEAKRRQQGKSLLSPTGDLDFSLRSQSDLDDQHDYDSVASDEDTDQELLRNASRNNRARSMDSSDLSDGPITLQEYLEVKKALAASEAKVQQLMKVNNSLSDELRRLQREIHKLQSENTQIRQQTGPPHPAPTPSERPEHGHPPGTAPPHRRDRQAFSMYEPGSALKPFGQPVEELVTRLQPFGSSMRKGPSASSMPFPPSSPLLSCPPDGARHMSKLDRHGSGTDSDYDNTQAGEILLGMEGKRFVELSKDEDFPHELDPLDGELDPGLPSTEDVILKTEQVTKNIQELLRAAQESKHDSFVPCSEKIHSAVTEMASLFPKKPALETVRSSLRLLNASAYRLQSECRKTVPPEPGAAVDYQLLTQQVIQCAYDIAKAAKQLVTITTREKKQ from the exons ACCCCGGCTGGGCTTCCATCAACCGCGGCGTCCTCATCTGCGACGAGTGCTGCAGCGTGCACCGCAGCCTGGGCCGCCACATCTCCATCGTCAAGCACCTGCGCCACAGCCCCTGGCCCGCCACCCTGCTCCAG ATGGTGCACACCTTGGCCAGCAACGGGGCCAACTCCATCTGGGAGCACTCGCTGCTGGATCCGGCCCAGGTGCAGAGCGGGCGCCGCAAGGCCAACCCGCAGGACAAAGTGCA CCCCACCAAGTCGGAGTTCATCCGCGCCAAGTACCAGATGCTGGCCTTCGTCCACAAGCTGCCCTGCCGGGACGACGACGGCGTCACCGCCAAGGACCTCAGCAAG CAATTGCACTCCAGCGTGCGGACGGGCAACCTGGAGACCTGCCTGCGCCTGCTCTCGCTGGGGGCTCAGGCCAACTTCTTCCACCCG GAGAAGGGCACCACGCCGCTGCACGTGGCGGCCAAGGCCGGGCAGatcctgcaggcagagctgctggtggtCTACGGTGCCGACCCCGGGGCGCCCGACGTGAACGGCCGGACCCCCATCGACTACGCCAG GCAGGCGGCCCAGCACGAGCTGGCGGAGCGGCTGGTGGAGTGCCAGTACGAGCTGACCGACCGGCTGGCCTTCTACCTCTGCGGCAGGAAGCCGG ACCACAAGAACGGGCACTACATCATCCCGCAGATGGCAGACAG TCTGGACCTCTCCGAGCTGGCCAAGGCGGCGAAGAAGAAGCTGCAGGCG CTCAGCAACCGCCTCTTCGAGGAGCTGGCCATGGACGTGTACGACGAGGTGGATCGCCGGGAGAACGATGCGG TGTGGCTGACGACGCAGAACCACAGCACGCTGGTGACGGAGCGCAGCGCCGTCCCCTTCCTCCCCGTCAACCCTGAGTACTCGGCCACCCGCAACCAG GGCCGGCAGAAGTTGGCCAGGTTCAACGCCAGGGAGTTCGCCACGCTGCTCATCGACATCCTGGGGGAGGCCAAGCGGCGGCAGCAAGGGAAGAGCCTGCTGAGCCCCACGGGCGACCTCGACTTCTCCCTGCGGAGCCAGAGCGACCTGGACGACCAGCACGACTACGACAGCGTCGCCTCCGACGAGGACACGGACCAGGAGCTGCTGCGCAACGCCTCCCGCAACAACCGTGCCCGG AGCATGGACTCCTCGGATCTGTCGGACGGCCCCATCACGCTGCAGGAGTACCTGGAGGTGAAGAAAGCCCTGGCCGCCTCGGAGGCCAAGGTGCAGCAGCTGATGAAGGTGAACAACAGCCTGAGCGACGAGCTGCGCCGGCTGCAGCGCGAG ATCCACAAGCTGCAGTCGGAGAACACGCAGATCCGGCAGCAGACGGGGCCCCCGCACCCGGCCCCGACCCCCAGCGAGCGCCCGGAGCACGGGCACCCCCCTGGCACGGCCCCCCCACACCGCCGGGACCGCCAGGCCTTCTCCATGTACGAGCCCGGCTCGGCGCTGAAGCCTTTTGGGCAGCCGGTGGAGGAGCTGGTGACCAGGCTGCAGCCCTTCGGCAGCAGC aTGCGGAAAGGTCCATCAGCCTCCTCCATGCCCTTTCCCCCATCCTCCCCACTGCTCTCCTGCCCGCCTGACGGTGCCCGGCACATG AGCAAACTGGACCGGCACGGCAGCGGCACCGACAGCGACTACGACAACACCCAGGCGGGCGAGATCCTGCTTGG CATGGAGGGGAAGCGTTTCGTGGAGCTGAGCAAGGACGAGGATTTCCCCCACGAGCTGGACCCGCTGGACGGGGAGCTGGATCCCGGGCTGCCCAGCACGGAGGACGTCATCCTCAAAACCGAGCAGGTCACCAAGAACAtccaggagctgctgcgggCTGCCCAGGAGTCCAAGCACGACAG CTTCGTGCCCTGCTCGGAGAAGATCCACTCGGCCGTGACGGAGATGGCATCTCTCTTCCCCAAG AAGCCGGCGCTGGAGACGGTGCGGAGCTCGCTGCGGCTGCTCAACGCCAGCGCCTACCGGCTGCAGAGCGAGTGCCGCAAAACCGTGCCCCCCGAGCCGGGCGCCGCCGTGGATTACCAGCTCCTGACCCAGCAGGTCATCCAGTGTGCCTACGACATCGCCAAGGCCGCCAAGCAGCTGGTCACCATCACCACCCGCGAGAAGAAGCAGTGA